From a region of the Micromonospora tarapacensis genome:
- a CDS encoding methyltransferase domain-containing protein: protein MRAAGPSLPRNDPRQYDDLAGEWWRPDGAFAMLHWLARARAALVPPATRPGALLVDLGCGAGLLAPHLTGKGYRHVGVDLTRSALAQAVAHGVTAVNGDATAVPLADGCADVVAAGELLEHVPDWRAAVAEACRLLRPGGLLVLDTLNDTALCRLVAVHLAERLPTVPRGIHDPRLFVDDRELLAECARHGVDLSVRGIRPGVPGLLRWLTHRALGGVTTSDRAPRIVPTGSTAVLYQGRGLRNG, encoded by the coding sequence ATGCGTGCAGCCGGCCCGAGCCTGCCCCGCAACGATCCGCGCCAGTACGACGACCTGGCCGGTGAGTGGTGGCGGCCGGACGGTGCGTTCGCCATGCTGCACTGGCTGGCCCGGGCGCGGGCGGCGCTGGTGCCGCCCGCGACCCGACCGGGTGCGCTCCTGGTCGACCTGGGCTGCGGCGCCGGCCTGCTCGCACCGCACCTGACCGGCAAGGGCTACCGGCACGTGGGGGTGGACCTGACCCGCTCGGCCCTGGCCCAGGCGGTCGCGCACGGCGTGACGGCGGTGAACGGCGATGCCACGGCGGTGCCGCTCGCGGACGGCTGCGCCGACGTGGTCGCCGCCGGTGAGCTGCTGGAGCACGTGCCGGACTGGCGCGCCGCGGTCGCCGAGGCGTGCCGCCTGCTGCGCCCCGGCGGCCTGCTGGTGCTGGACACCCTCAACGACACCGCCCTGTGCCGGCTGGTCGCCGTCCACCTCGCCGAGCGGCTACCGACCGTGCCGCGCGGAATCCACGATCCACGGTTGTTCGTGGACGACCGCGAGCTGCTGGCCGAGTGCGCCCGGCACGGCGTCGACCTGAGCGTCCGCGGCATCCGCCCCGGCGTGCCCGGGCTACTTCGGTGGCTGACCCACCGGGCGCTCGGTGGCGTAACGACCTCCGATCGGGCACCGCGCATCGTGCCGACCGGCTCGACCGCCGTGCTCTACCAGGGTCGTGGGCTACGTAACGGATAA